The following proteins are co-located in the Haloarcula marismortui ATCC 43049 genome:
- a CDS encoding DUF7287 family protein produces the protein MNRRRNETQSTNRRASQSLWIEEHRRGQTTLDFAIGMSLFLSVLIFIFLFIPGLLSPFSAGVQEETVTTDRVADGLTMGMLGSPQQPYVLEEHCTQEFFAGNAPPSGCGYNSGGSAEERVGLNPARENVNVTIRGNATATAAADETLCWDGGSEELVEAGTGCGTILTTGGNPPTNNDASVTALRVVSLNGQDVTVRVVMW, from the coding sequence ATGAACCGTAGGAGAAATGAGACGCAGTCTACCAACCGGCGTGCCAGCCAGTCACTCTGGATCGAAGAGCACCGGCGTGGGCAGACGACACTGGACTTCGCCATCGGCATGAGCCTATTTCTAAGCGTCCTGATATTCATCTTCTTGTTCATTCCGGGGCTATTATCGCCGTTTTCTGCGGGGGTGCAGGAAGAGACGGTCACGACCGACAGAGTGGCCGATGGACTCACAATGGGGATGCTTGGGTCGCCACAACAGCCGTACGTTCTGGAAGAACACTGTACACAGGAGTTCTTCGCTGGGAACGCACCACCGTCAGGATGTGGCTACAACTCCGGTGGGAGTGCGGAGGAACGGGTCGGGCTCAACCCGGCTCGGGAGAACGTGAACGTCACAATCCGGGGGAACGCGACGGCAACAGCAGCCGCCGATGAAACGCTCTGCTGGGATGGAGGAAGCGAGGAACTCGTTGAAGCCGGGACCGGCTGTGGGACGATACTCACGACCGGTGGGAATCCACCGACAAACAACGACGCGTCGGTCACTGCGTTGCGGGTGGTCTCGCTGAACGGGCAGGATGTCACAGTTCGCGTGGTGATGTGGTAG
- a CDS encoding DUF7288 family protein, whose protein sequence is MRAQAHTLEAIVSGMLLLASLVFALQMTAVTPLSASTSSQHIENQQQAIGHGVLASAVAEGALKPAVLYWDNSTAQFHNTAGGREYYTNGPPDNRFGELLERAFDQRGIAYNVYLRFQNTQGRTVTTRYVYSGEPSDNAVRASHTITLMDDDHLRDADGTRNSTRLGDPATDYTVSDTGKNVYNTVSVEVVAWRI, encoded by the coding sequence ATGCGTGCGCAGGCGCACACGCTTGAAGCGATTGTCAGCGGAATGCTGTTACTGGCAAGTCTGGTGTTCGCGCTACAGATGACAGCAGTGACGCCGCTGTCCGCGAGCACGTCAAGTCAACACATCGAGAACCAGCAGCAGGCAATCGGCCACGGGGTCCTCGCCTCCGCGGTGGCAGAGGGCGCACTGAAACCGGCTGTGCTCTACTGGGACAACAGCACGGCGCAGTTCCACAACACAGCCGGTGGTCGGGAGTACTACACGAACGGGCCCCCGGACAACCGGTTCGGGGAGTTGCTAGAGCGTGCGTTCGACCAGCGGGGAATCGCCTACAACGTCTATCTCAGGTTCCAGAACACGCAGGGAAGAACTGTGACGACCCGCTACGTCTACAGCGGTGAACCAAGCGACAACGCAGTGCGTGCCAGCCACACAATTACGCTCATGGACGACGACCACTTGCGAGACGCGGACGGGACTCGCAACAGCACGCGGCTCGGTGACCCAGCGACCGATTATACGGTTTCGGACACCGGAAAGAACGTCTACAACACGGTCAGCGTGGAGGTGGTCGCGTGGCGCATCTGA